One genomic segment of Impatiens glandulifera chromosome 6, dImpGla2.1, whole genome shotgun sequence includes these proteins:
- the LOC124943104 gene encoding ankyrin repeat-containing protein ITN1-like produces the protein MPQTNKVFRIFGKTFKIITLIEFQNLKKRVEIVNLLLVLRDTNVNAVTRDNKTAIDIAEGLPFSEETAEIKECLYRYGAVKANELNQPKDELRKTVTEIKNEVHTQLEQARKTNKNMSGIAKELRKLHRAGINNATNSVTVVASLFATVAFAAIFTVPGGDYADGSAVMVAVPVFKIFFIANAIALFTSLAVVLVQITIVRGEIKSERRVVEVINKLMWLASVCTTVAFMSSSYIVVGRHHRWAAIVVTCVGSFIMVSVLGSMTYYVCKSKRYRKIRKREKLSKNGGMNSWRHSDLSDSDHVNPIYAI, from the exons CT GAAGAAACGTGTTGAG ATAGTAAACCTGCTGCTAGTTCTTCGCGACACCAACGTAAACGCAGTAACAAGAGACAACAAAACAGCAATCGACATAGCAGAAGGACTTccattttcagaagaaacagcCGAAATAAAAGAATGTCTATACCGATACGGCGCAGTAAAAGCAAACGAACTAAACCAACCAAAAGACGAACTAAGAAAAACCGTAACAGAAATCAAGAACGAAGTCCACACTCAACTAGAACAAGCAAGAAAAACCAACAAAAACATGAGCGGAATCGCCAAAGAGTTAAGAAAACTCCACAGAGCCGGAATCAACAACGCCACAAACTCAGTAACCGTCGTCGCCTCCTTATTCGCCACCGTAGCATTCGCGGCCATCTTCACCGTACCCGGTGGAGATTACGCCGACGGGTCGGCAGTCATGGTAGCCGTCCCTGTTTTCAAGATATTCTTCATCGCGAACGCGATCGCGCTTTTCACGTCGCTGGCGGTTGTTCTCGTGCAGATTACGATTGTTCGGGGTGAGATAAAGTCGGAGAGAAGGGTGGTTGAAGTGATTAATAAGTTGATGTGGTTGGCGTCGGTTTGTACGACGGTTGCGTTTATGTCGTCGTCTTATATTGTTGTGGGGCGTCATCATAGGTGGGCTGCTATTGTGGTTACTTGTGTTGGAAGTTTTATAATGGTTAGTGTGCTTGGTTCGATGACTTATTATGTTTGTAAATCGAAAAGGTATCGAAAGATTAGGAAGAGGGAAAAGTTGTCGAAGAATGGTGGAATGAATTCGTGGAGGCACTCGGATTTGTCGGATTCTGATCATGTAAATCCAATTTATGctatttga